The proteins below are encoded in one region of Chroicocephalus ridibundus chromosome 9, bChrRid1.1, whole genome shotgun sequence:
- the MCEE gene encoding methylmalonyl-CoA epimerase, mitochondrial — MAASLGRAAAGLLTRLQTSAPTIRTLSSSNSFSQNIPSCLWKLGRLNHVAIAVPDLEKAQSLYKDVLGAQVSETVALPEHGVYTVFVELGNTKLELLHPLGEKSPIASFLQKNKTGGMHHICIEVDDIKAAMTELKKKKIRILSEEPKIGAHGKPVIFLHPKDCHGVLVELEQA, encoded by the exons GGCTTCTTACCAGATTGCAGACTTCAGCTCCCACTATACGAACTCTATCATCATCAAATTCCTTCTCTCAAAACATTCCAAGCTGTTTGTGGAAACTGGGCCGACTTAATCATGTAGCAATTGCAGTACCTGATTTGGAGAAAGCTCAGTCCTTATATAAAGATGTATTAGGAGCACAGGTGAGCGAGACTGTTGCTCTTCCTGAACATGGTGTCTACACTGTTTTTGTGGAGCTGGGAAATACCAAGCTGGAACTGCTACATCCTTTAGGAGAGAAAAGTCCCATTGCAAGCTTTCTGCAAAAAAACAAGACTGGAGGAATGCATCATATCTGCATTGAG gttGATGACATAAAAGCTGCTATgacagaactgaagaaaaaaaagataagaatatTGAGTGAAGAGCCAAAAATAGGTGCACATGGCAAACCTGTGATTTTTCTTCACCCTAAAGATTGCCACGGAGTCCTTGTGGAACTTGAGCAAGCTTGA